A part of Candidatus Binataceae bacterium genomic DNA contains:
- a CDS encoding YicC/YloC family endoribonuclease, whose translation MHSMTGFGRAEIERGKVRVAAEVRTLNQRFFELKLNLPRNWGEHEAEIRKRVQAVIARGRVELFVRCAPLGPPPTALRVNDRLAAAYVRELGRLGRALGLTGKPGIEVLLHRPEIFQVSEEDTDSRPGVQLGFAAIARALKVLEADRKREGRALRADFVARIKTITEAVPRIERLAEASRSEIVANFQKRLHDLIADLAVNEKRLYEEASDAAQRADIAEEITRLRVHLRGLRELVESEGPVGKQIEFLLQEVNREINTIGAKSQSAALSRITVALKGEVEKMREQVQNVE comes from the coding sequence ATGCACAGCATGACCGGCTTCGGACGGGCAGAGATTGAACGCGGCAAGGTGCGCGTCGCGGCGGAAGTGCGCACGCTGAATCAGCGCTTTTTCGAACTTAAGCTTAATTTACCCCGCAACTGGGGCGAGCATGAGGCCGAAATCCGCAAACGAGTCCAGGCGGTTATCGCGCGCGGCCGAGTCGAGCTCTTCGTCCGATGCGCGCCGCTTGGCCCGCCGCCCACGGCGCTTCGCGTCAATGACCGCCTCGCGGCCGCCTACGTCAGGGAGCTCGGCCGGCTCGGGCGCGCGCTCGGGCTTACCGGAAAGCCGGGAATCGAGGTCCTGCTGCATCGTCCGGAGATTTTTCAGGTGAGCGAGGAGGATACCGATTCGCGGCCCGGAGTACAGTTGGGCTTCGCAGCCATCGCACGGGCGCTCAAGGTGCTCGAGGCCGACCGCAAGCGCGAGGGCAGGGCGCTGCGCGCCGACTTTGTCGCCCGGATCAAGACCATTACCGAGGCGGTGCCTCGAATCGAGCGGCTTGCGGAGGCGTCCCGCAGCGAAATTGTGGCGAATTTCCAGAAACGCCTGCACGATCTCATCGCCGATCTTGCCGTCAACGAGAAGCGGCTTTACGAAGAAGCCTCCGACGCCGCCCAGCGCGCCGATATAGCCGAAGAGATCACTCGCCTGCGAGTCCATTTGCGAGGTCTGCGCGAACTGGTCGAAAGCGAGGGGCCCGTGGGCAAGCAGATCGAGTTTCTGCTGCAGGAGGTTAATCGCGAGATCAACACGATCGGCGCCAAGTCCCAGAGCGCGGCGCTCTCGCGGATAACCGTCGCGCTTAAGGGCGAAGTCGAAAAGATGCGTGAGCAGGTGCAGAACGTCGAGTAA
- the gmk gene encoding guanylate kinase translates to MEHTGAPRRGIIFILSAPSGAGKTTISQRALKAIGDLEASVSLTTRRPRIGEVEGADYLFVSEEEFIRRREAGELAEWARVFEASYGTPRAALDRAIAAGRDILLDIDIQGARQIKRKYPRDAVTIFVLPPSFAELEGRLRKRATEDEAAIAGRLRRAREEAQAFPEYDYLIINADLEESLTGLKAVVEAERLRVARLREDFAAWKK, encoded by the coding sequence ATGGAGCATACGGGGGCGCCCCGCCGCGGGATAATTTTCATTCTCTCGGCCCCCTCCGGGGCCGGAAAGACCACAATCTCACAAAGGGCGCTCAAAGCGATCGGCGACCTGGAAGCGTCCGTGTCGCTGACTACGCGCAGGCCTCGCATCGGCGAGGTCGAAGGAGCGGACTATCTTTTCGTGAGCGAGGAGGAGTTCATCCGACGGCGCGAGGCTGGAGAACTGGCGGAATGGGCCAGGGTCTTCGAAGCCTCCTACGGAACGCCACGCGCGGCGCTCGACCGCGCGATCGCCGCGGGCCGCGACATCCTGCTCGACATCGACATCCAGGGCGCCCGGCAGATCAAACGCAAATACCCTCGCGACGCGGTAACGATTTTCGTTCTTCCGCCGAGCTTCGCGGAGCTTGAAGGGCGCCTGCGCAAACGCGCTACCGAGGACGAAGCCGCGATCGCCGGCCGTTTGCGGCGCGCCAGGGAAGAAGCGCAAGCCTTTCCCGAGTACGACTACCTGATAATCAACGCAGATCTCGAAGAATCACTGACTGGTCTAAAGGCCGTGGTGGAGGCGGAGCGGTTGAGGGTGGCGCGGCTGCGCGAGGACTTCGCAGCGTGGAAGAAGTAG